TAAAGGTGCTTCAGATAATCCATCCGGATGGACTGCCATTGCGACAAACTCCTCAATTTATTATAAAACGAATCCAGGTATTTCAACAACCGGTGAAATTCCTCGGTTAACAGATACTTAACATCCGTTTCTTTGGCCAAAGACGTAGCATAGCCACCTCCAAATACCAACTGGTTGATATTCAATCCAATACCTATTATCGAAGTTGTGATTTTTGCGCCCTGAATAGCGTTTTCGATCAGTACCCCGCTGATTTTCTTCCCGTTGGCATGAATATCATTCGGCCATTTGATTTTCACATCCTTCACATATTCGTGAGCATAGGCACGCAAAGCCAGCGCGGTCATCTGACTGATCAGAAATTGTTCGGAAATTGGAATAAAATCGGGCGTCAGAATAACAGAAAAAGTGAGATTTTCTCCTGCATTTGCGGTCCATATCGTACCTCTCTGCCCCCTTCCTTGTATTTGATTATCAGTTATGACAACCGTCCCCTCCGCAAACAAACCAGCATGTACTATTTCAGCCGCAATGTCGTTGGTAGAATGACAAGTTGGCAGGTATATAACTTTTTTACCAATTATTAAGGTATCTTGTGTCGAGTTGTACAATTTTTTTGTTTTACTTTAGGGTTTAGAAAAGGAATTAATCTACGCATGAAAGAACGCAAAAATAAAGAACTATCCTCAAAAGATCTCTCGGAGCTGGTAGCAAAAGGAATGACAGAAAAGAAAGGCCTGGACATAACAATTCTTGACCTCAGAAAAGTTAAAAATTCAATAACTGATTTTTTTGTAATTTGTTCGGGTAACTCCGACACCCAGATAGATGCTTTGGCCAATTCGGTTGAAGACGAAGTTTACAAAATGTCCAAAACTGAACCCTGGCAGAAAGAAGGAAAGGCGAATGGAGAATGGATTTTGATTGACTACGTGGACGTGGTTGTCCACATATTCAACAAAGACCGTCGCAAGCATTACGATCTGGAAGAACTTTGGGGAGATGCAGAGGTGACATACCTGGAAGATTCTATGGTATAAAGGACCGGAAGGGTAACATTTGCCCTCCCGGAAATGTTGTTTAATATATTTCCTCTTAATTAATACACAGAATGTCCGAAAACGATAACAAAAGAGGGCCTCTCAGTCCTAAAAGTCCTCAAAAAGGATATCAAGGCTGGATTATAGCCGCTCTGATCGCCACTATACTGGGAATTACTTACCTTAACAGAACATCAACAATACGCGAAACCACTCAGAAGCGTTTCGAAAAAATGATGGCAGATAAGGAAGTGGACAGGGTTACCATTGTAAATGATAAATCGGTGGAAGTTACCCTGAAACCAGAGGCGCTAAAACTTGATAAATACAAAGTTGTTGCAAAAGAAAATAACTACTTCGGAGGTGAGTCTGCATCACATTATCAATTCCAGGTAACATCAGCTGAAACATTCAAGAAGGATTTTGACAAAATGCAGGAAGGTGTTCCTGACGACGACAAAGTGCCTTTTGTAGTGGATACACGTAATGACTGGACCAGTTTCCTTGGAACCTGGGGTTTCTTCATTGTAATGATCCTGGTGATGTACTTCATCCTTGGCAGAATGTCAGGAGGAGTTGGGCCCGGTGGCCAGATCTTCAACATTGGCCGCTCACGGGCTACATTGTTTGATGCTGAGAACAAGGTTAAGATCACTTTTAACGATGTGGCTGGCCTTGATGAAGCCAAAGAAGAAATTAAAGAAATCGTTGAATACCTTCAAAGCCCGGACAAATTCAAGAAGCTGGGTGCGAAAATTCCAAAAGGTGCACTCCTGGTAGGCCCTCCGGGAACAGGTAAAACATTGTTGGCAAAAGCAGTGGCGGGCGAAGCTGGCGTACCATTCTTCTCACTTTCAGGTTCCGATTTCGTGGAAATGTTCGTGGGTGTAGGTGCCGCACGTGTTCGTGACCTTTTCAAGCAAGCCAAAGAAAAAGCGCCTTGTATCATCTTTATTGATGAGATCGATGCCGTTGGTCGCTCCCGTGGCCGCGGCGCAATGCCAGGTTCGAATGACGAACGTGAAAACACATTGAACTCCCTGTTGGTTGAAATGGACGGTTTTGCCACCGATTCAGGCATTATCATCGTAGCTGCAACCAACCGTCCCGACGTACTGGATCCGGCATTGCTTCGTCCAGGCCGTTTTGACCGCCAGATATCCGTTGACAAGCCAGACGTTATTGGTCGTGAAGCTATTTTCAAAGTGCATTTGAAACCATTGAAACTGGCAACAGACGTTAACATTCAAAAACTTTCTTCCCAGACACCGGGTTTTGCGGGTGCAGAGATCGCCAACGTATGTAACGAAGCTGCCCTGATCGCCGCACGCCGTAACCGCGACGAGGTGACCATGCAGGATTTTCAGGATGCAATGGACCGTGTGATCGGTGGTCTTGAAAAGAAAAACAAACTGATCTCTCCAGAAGAGAAAGAGATCGTTGCTTACCATGAAGCTGGTCACGCAGTAGCAGGCTGGTTCCTGGAACACGCTGATCCCTTGGTGAAAGTATCGATTGTTCCCCGTGGTGTAGCTGCACTTGGTTATGCCCAATATCTGCCAAGAGAACAGTATTTGTATCGTACAGAGCAGCTGTTTGACGAAATGTGTATGACACTGGGTGGTCGTGCAGCTGAGGATGTAGTGTTTGGAAAAATTTCGACCGGTGCATTGAGTGACCTTGAAAGAGTAACGAAAGTGGCTTACAGCATGGTGACAATGTATGGTATGAATGAGCGAATCGGAAACATATCTTACTATGACTCCAAACAAAGCGATTACGCATTTACAAAACCATACTCCGAATCAACTTCACAGGCGATTGACGAAGAAGTAAGAAAACTGATTGATCAGGCTTACCAGTTCGTTAAAAACCTTTTAATGGAAAAAAGAGACAAACTCGAAGTACTGGCCAAAGAATTGCTGGAAAAAGAGATTCTTTTCCAAAGTGATCTTGAAAAACTGATCGGTAAGCGTCCTTACGAAAAGGAAACAAGCTATCAGGCATATATTAACCGTCGTTCCAACGAGGAAGCAGCTATCCACGAGGAAGTTGTGAAACAAACTCTGGAAAAAGAGGGTAAAGAAGGAAAAGAAGAAGAAATGGCAGTCGCTGGCAAAGACGTTACCAACGACTAGCCTGGACCGAATTTCATAATAAATAAATTGATAGCCGGACATTAATACTGTCCGGCTATTATTTTTGCGTCACTTACTAAAACCTATATCCAAACCTGCATTGCAATGCCATTCGAGATATTTAAACAACAATTCGGCGAATTAACAGAGTACATTATTCAGGAAGCGTCCACTGGAAACCGGTGCGTCATTGTTCCTGAACTGGGAGGGATTGTTCGTCAGCTCTCCCTGCGCAAAAACCTGACACTTTTTTCTG
The genomic region above belongs to Dyadobacter pollutisoli and contains:
- the rsfS gene encoding ribosome silencing factor, translating into MKERKNKELSSKDLSELVAKGMTEKKGLDITILDLRKVKNSITDFFVICSGNSDTQIDALANSVEDEVYKMSKTEPWQKEGKANGEWILIDYVDVVVHIFNKDRRKHYDLEELWGDAEVTYLEDSMV
- the ftsH gene encoding ATP-dependent zinc metalloprotease FtsH, translated to MSENDNKRGPLSPKSPQKGYQGWIIAALIATILGITYLNRTSTIRETTQKRFEKMMADKEVDRVTIVNDKSVEVTLKPEALKLDKYKVVAKENNYFGGESASHYQFQVTSAETFKKDFDKMQEGVPDDDKVPFVVDTRNDWTSFLGTWGFFIVMILVMYFILGRMSGGVGPGGQIFNIGRSRATLFDAENKVKITFNDVAGLDEAKEEIKEIVEYLQSPDKFKKLGAKIPKGALLVGPPGTGKTLLAKAVAGEAGVPFFSLSGSDFVEMFVGVGAARVRDLFKQAKEKAPCIIFIDEIDAVGRSRGRGAMPGSNDERENTLNSLLVEMDGFATDSGIIIVAATNRPDVLDPALLRPGRFDRQISVDKPDVIGREAIFKVHLKPLKLATDVNIQKLSSQTPGFAGAEIANVCNEAALIAARRNRDEVTMQDFQDAMDRVIGGLEKKNKLISPEEKEIVAYHEAGHAVAGWFLEHADPLVKVSIVPRGVAALGYAQYLPREQYLYRTEQLFDEMCMTLGGRAAEDVVFGKISTGALSDLERVTKVAYSMVTMYGMNERIGNISYYDSKQSDYAFTKPYSESTSQAIDEEVRKLIDQAYQFVKNLLMEKRDKLEVLAKELLEKEILFQSDLEKLIGKRPYEKETSYQAYINRRSNEEAAIHEEVVKQTLEKEGKEGKEEEMAVAGKDVTND
- a CDS encoding biotin--[acetyl-CoA-carboxylase] ligase, with the protein product MYNSTQDTLIIGKKVIYLPTCHSTNDIAAEIVHAGLFAEGTVVITDNQIQGRGQRGTIWTANAGENLTFSVILTPDFIPISEQFLISQMTALALRAYAHEYVKDVKIKWPNDIHANGKKISGVLIENAIQGAKITTSIIGIGLNINQLVFGGGYATSLAKETDVKYLLTEEFHRLLKYLDSFYNKLRSLSQWQSIRMDYLKHLYGYQDEVRFLYQDEIVTGYVTNVTPQGKICIKLSTEAHVLEFALKEIQWVKG